One segment of Pseudodesulfovibrio sp. 5S69 DNA contains the following:
- a CDS encoding methyl-accepting chemotaxis protein: MLRKITIKVRILLLICCIVVFTAGFTLAFLDGVTKVKEVGVDFATKAMLEGEKRKIEVATVSMAESIGAAIADVADPDARVELIRKLVDKIRFENDKSGYFFVYNKTTNVSLPPNHSLQGKDLSHLKDPNGFQLVVELNKVAHNGGGFVTYIWPKPGKGDQPKLSYATLIPGTDMWIGTGVYLDNVDEEKQLITGKIEDIVSNYVWVIGGAILGVFVLLLLPFCLFIVRSIIQPLNEALELADHVASGDLTRDISSEYNDEPGRLTASLGTMVRRLRQIVGQAKDGADQVASGSTEVTSSATALADGANRQAASVEEVSASMEEMIGQISRNTENATQTERMAQQTAQDAQKGGDTVMEAVHSIKNIAEKISIIEEIARQTNLLALNAAIEAARAGEAGKGFAVVAAEVRKLAERSGAAAAEIGELSTSTLAKADEAGAMLTRMVPDIRKTADLVQEISAASSEQNAGAQEINKAIQELDSVIQQNAGASEELAAAAREFTSQAGQLQQAMQYFTIDSRPVSRPRPQASRPKATQARVSRPAPARLPAAKPQTPDDKGLDLDMDSLEDKDFERF; this comes from the coding sequence ATGCTCAGGAAGATAACCATCAAGGTTCGAATTTTATTATTGATCTGCTGTATCGTCGTATTCACCGCCGGATTCACCCTGGCCTTCCTGGACGGTGTGACCAAAGTGAAAGAGGTAGGCGTCGACTTCGCCACCAAGGCCATGCTCGAAGGCGAGAAGCGCAAGATCGAGGTGGCCACCGTGTCCATGGCCGAAAGCATCGGCGCGGCCATCGCGGACGTGGCCGATCCCGACGCCAGGGTCGAGCTCATCCGCAAGCTCGTGGACAAGATCCGCTTCGAAAACGACAAATCCGGCTATTTCTTCGTCTACAACAAGACGACCAACGTCTCCCTGCCCCCGAACCATTCCCTCCAGGGTAAGGACCTGAGCCATCTCAAGGATCCCAACGGGTTCCAACTGGTGGTCGAACTGAACAAGGTCGCCCACAACGGCGGCGGCTTCGTGACCTACATCTGGCCCAAGCCCGGCAAGGGCGACCAGCCCAAGCTCTCCTACGCCACGCTCATCCCCGGCACCGACATGTGGATCGGCACCGGCGTCTACCTCGACAACGTGGATGAGGAAAAGCAGCTCATCACCGGCAAAATCGAGGACATCGTCTCCAATTACGTCTGGGTCATCGGCGGCGCCATCCTGGGCGTGTTCGTCCTGCTCCTCCTGCCCTTCTGCCTGTTCATCGTCCGGTCCATCATCCAGCCCCTGAACGAGGCGCTGGAACTGGCCGACCATGTGGCCTCGGGCGACCTGACCCGCGACATTTCCTCCGAATACAACGACGAGCCCGGCAGGCTGACCGCCTCATTGGGCACCATGGTCCGCCGGTTGCGGCAGATCGTGGGCCAGGCCAAGGACGGCGCGGACCAGGTGGCCTCGGGCAGCACCGAGGTGACCAGTTCGGCCACCGCCCTGGCCGACGGCGCCAACCGCCAGGCCGCGTCCGTAGAAGAGGTCTCCGCGTCCATGGAAGAAATGATCGGCCAAATCAGCCGGAACACCGAAAACGCCACCCAGACCGAGCGCATGGCCCAACAGACGGCCCAGGACGCACAAAAGGGCGGCGACACGGTCATGGAAGCGGTCCACTCCATAAAGAACATCGCCGAGAAGATCTCGATCATCGAAGAGATCGCGCGGCAGACCAACCTCCTGGCCCTGAACGCGGCCATCGAGGCGGCCCGGGCGGGCGAGGCGGGCAAGGGGTTCGCCGTGGTCGCCGCCGAGGTGCGCAAGCTGGCCGAACGCAGCGGCGCGGCAGCGGCCGAGATCGGCGAGCTGTCCACCTCCACCCTGGCCAAGGCCGACGAGGCCGGGGCCATGCTGACCCGCATGGTCCCCGACATCCGCAAGACCGCCGACCTGGTCCAGGAAATCTCGGCGGCCAGCTCCGAGCAGAACGCCGGGGCCCAGGAGATCAACAAGGCCATCCAGGAGCTCGACAGCGTCATCCAGCAGAACGCCGGGGCGTCCGAGGAACTGGCGGCCGCGGCCAGGGAGTTCACCTCCCAGGCCGGGCAGCTCCAGCAGGCCATGCAGTACTTCACCATCGATTCCCGGCCCGTGTCCCGGCCTCGACCCCAGGCTTCACGGCCCAAGGCCACCCAGGCCAGGGTCTCCCGGCCCGCACCGGCCCGGTTGCCGGCCGCCAAGCCGCAGACCCCGGACGACAAAGGACTCGACCTGGACATGGATTCCCTGGAGGACAAGGACTTCGAACGGTTCTAG
- a CDS encoding AEC family transporter — translation MDNFLLLGVCFVLGVGLRIAGIIDEHGPAALNAVIIHMSLPALALLYAHDLPLGPELIPPAAMAWIVFGAGYVLFVSLGRRMGWDRKTVVCLALTGALGNTSFVGLPMIEAFYGPQYLGVGMLCDTAGSFMVLAGPGIVLAAGASGRDVSRRELIRKVLLFPPLIAIVLGFALHAVPYPQWLTGMLTRLGSTLSPLALLSVGLTLRFKSIAGLGRELTVGLGYKLVAAPVLILVLYVWILGQTDMATKVTIFEAGMGPMISGGIIAMTYGARPGLAATMLGIGVPLSILTRPLWYWLLTFI, via the coding sequence ATGGACAATTTTTTGCTGCTGGGCGTCTGCTTCGTGCTGGGCGTGGGATTACGGATCGCGGGGATCATCGATGAGCACGGCCCGGCCGCGCTCAACGCGGTCATCATCCACATGTCCCTGCCCGCCCTGGCCCTGCTGTACGCACACGATCTGCCCCTCGGGCCGGAGCTGATCCCGCCCGCGGCCATGGCCTGGATCGTCTTCGGCGCGGGGTATGTCCTGTTCGTCTCCCTGGGCCGCCGCATGGGGTGGGACCGCAAGACCGTGGTCTGCCTGGCCCTGACCGGGGCGTTGGGCAACACCTCTTTTGTCGGGCTGCCCATGATCGAGGCCTTTTACGGGCCGCAGTATCTCGGCGTGGGCATGCTCTGCGACACGGCGGGCTCCTTCATGGTCCTGGCCGGGCCCGGCATCGTCCTGGCCGCCGGGGCCTCGGGCCGGGATGTGAGCCGGCGCGAGCTCATCCGCAAGGTCCTGCTCTTTCCTCCGCTCATCGCCATCGTCCTCGGCTTCGCCCTGCACGCGGTCCCCTATCCGCAGTGGCTCACCGGGATGCTGACCCGCCTCGGCTCCACCCTGAGCCCCCTGGCTCTGCTGTCCGTGGGGCTGACCCTGCGCTTCAAGTCCATCGCGGGCCTGGGCCGGGAACTCACCGTGGGGCTTGGATACAAGCTGGTCGCTGCCCCGGTTCTCATCCTGGTCCTCTACGTCTGGATTCTCGGGCAGACGGACATGGCCACCAAGGTCACGATCTTCGAGGCGGGCATGGGCCCGATGATCTCCGGCGGGATTATCGCCATGACTTACGGCGCGCGTCCCGGTCTGGCCGCGACCATGCTCGGCATCGGCGTGCCGCTCTCCATTCTGACCCGTCCCCTGTGGTACTGGCTGCTTACGTTCATCTGA
- a CDS encoding site-specific integrase, protein MPQIARCPNHLYRKGSIYYFRHVIPHDLRDSLGRSEVRMSLKTGYLAEARPKARILASGVKRILTKMRNGELPMDDFDQIKVFMNDWLKRFLKENEHIAIKKLTPPCPHTQYVPGDTERIIETLKALMVSKDYVTMRKYTIMAAEDGAFGPPDSLPLSDEFAHEFIKTLIAYYRIISHRAEGDYTFEKTILPPESAAPQPAQEPKPQILLSEALERYKADRIAAKRWSEGSAKDIMSTLNSLTDILGDIPVDEVDRQAVRHVRDTLLQLPRFRNSKRFKGKTIQEMVALEPDNTVAVSTVNNNLTNISSFLTWCEDEQLIPTNPAHRLKIKEEKPETEHRSPYTTKDLENIFNAPQYVDDTFLHPSDFWCPILSLFTGARREEVCQLHVEDVRLEEGVWVLDVNKEKNVHGFANKKLKNPSAKRLLPLHPFLVETLRFPEFARQQAHKGHLRVFPELVKINTNYGHKLGERFSEFRKTIELEEAEGVKDFHSLRHTFSNFFKQKKMQDDPFEQTFGHKLKKMSAERYGGVSRPPCASRRS, encoded by the coding sequence ATGCCGCAAATCGCACGTTGCCCGAACCATCTTTACCGGAAGGGCTCAATCTATTACTTTCGCCACGTCATCCCGCACGACCTGCGGGACTCGTTGGGCCGCTCCGAAGTCAGGATGTCTCTCAAGACAGGCTACCTGGCCGAAGCAAGGCCCAAGGCCCGAATATTGGCCTCGGGCGTAAAACGAATACTGACCAAGATGAGGAACGGTGAACTCCCCATGGATGATTTCGACCAGATAAAAGTCTTCATGAATGACTGGCTCAAGCGTTTCCTGAAAGAAAATGAACACATTGCCATCAAAAAGCTCACACCGCCCTGCCCCCACACGCAATACGTGCCGGGAGATACCGAAAGGATTATCGAAACACTCAAGGCCCTGATGGTGTCCAAAGACTACGTCACCATGCGGAAATACACGATCATGGCGGCTGAAGACGGGGCTTTCGGCCCACCTGACTCGCTCCCCCTGTCCGATGAATTCGCGCACGAATTCATCAAGACGCTCATTGCCTACTATCGCATCATCAGCCACCGGGCCGAAGGCGATTACACCTTTGAAAAAACCATCCTGCCGCCTGAATCAGCCGCTCCGCAGCCGGCACAGGAACCCAAGCCCCAAATCCTGCTTTCCGAAGCCCTGGAACGCTACAAGGCGGACAGGATCGCCGCCAAACGCTGGAGCGAAGGCAGTGCCAAGGATATCATGTCCACGCTCAACAGCCTGACTGACATCCTCGGGGACATTCCGGTGGATGAAGTGGACCGACAGGCCGTGCGCCATGTACGGGATACCCTGCTCCAGCTCCCCCGATTTCGGAACAGCAAACGATTCAAGGGCAAGACCATCCAAGAAATGGTCGCCCTTGAACCAGACAATACCGTTGCCGTCAGCACCGTGAATAACAACCTGACCAACATCTCATCATTTTTGACGTGGTGCGAGGATGAGCAGCTTATTCCCACCAACCCCGCTCACCGTCTGAAAATCAAAGAAGAAAAGCCGGAAACGGAACACCGATCCCCGTACACGACCAAAGACTTGGAAAACATCTTCAACGCTCCTCAATATGTTGACGACACATTCCTGCACCCGTCCGACTTCTGGTGCCCTATTCTTTCCCTTTTCACGGGTGCACGGCGTGAGGAGGTATGCCAACTCCACGTTGAAGATGTCCGACTGGAGGAAGGGGTGTGGGTCTTGGATGTCAACAAGGAAAAGAATGTTCATGGGTTCGCCAACAAGAAGCTGAAAAACCCAAGCGCCAAGCGGCTCCTCCCGCTTCATCCTTTCCTCGTTGAAACGCTGCGTTTCCCCGAATTCGCTCGACAACAGGCCCACAAGGGACACCTTCGGGTCTTCCCCGAACTCGTCAAGATCAACACGAACTACGGCCACAAACTCGGCGAAAGGTTCAGTGAATTCAGGAAAACCATCGAACTTGAGGAAGCAGAAGGGGTCAAGGATTTTCACAGCTTGCGGCACACGTTCTCCAACTTCTTCAAGCAGAAGAAGATGCAGGATGACCCGTTCGAACAGACCTTTGGCCACAAGCTCAAGAAGATGTCCGCCGAAAGGTATGGGGGCGTTTCCCGGCCTCCATGTGCTTCGAGGAGGTCATAG
- a CDS encoding integrase domain-containing protein, which yields MKSISLVWGANKATLSGPRSKQHRVRQNARAFAKRLRRAGFGVQKWAKISNKHFAAVAKQMKDENVGDGRIAEVFAAARTLCETYGNDSISPTNDVFDIRRGSIANANSKAVALAYVQGAINKLENELGYEYGPRCAAQIRLQWELGLRREESAKVDLVSDWDRAERSLLVQYGTKGGRSRTLTNLSDKQQEALERALPYISQADRPGIHNLMPSGMGDKWQEKLSYAAKLCGFTKRESGWTLHSNRHERFHRMYVEHTGFQPPNQHPSVEAFQQAAHDKAGDEWPRLDAEARDEIEVTAGHSAGRRDVSDAYLGSSQ from the coding sequence ATGAAATCCATCAGTCTGGTATGGGGCGCGAACAAGGCAACATTGTCAGGTCCGCGCTCGAAACAACATCGGGTCAGACAAAACGCCCGAGCCTTTGCAAAGCGGCTTCGCCGTGCGGGTTTTGGCGTTCAGAAATGGGCCAAGATTTCCAACAAACATTTCGCGGCAGTGGCCAAGCAAATGAAAGACGAAAACGTAGGGGACGGGCGTATTGCCGAAGTTTTTGCGGCGGCCCGTACCCTGTGTGAGACTTATGGCAACGACAGCATCAGCCCTACCAATGACGTGTTCGACATCCGGCGGGGCAGCATTGCCAACGCCAACAGCAAAGCGGTTGCCCTCGCCTACGTGCAGGGGGCAATCAACAAGCTGGAAAACGAGCTTGGTTATGAATACGGTCCCCGGTGTGCCGCCCAAATCCGCCTGCAATGGGAACTGGGCCTTCGCCGGGAAGAATCGGCCAAAGTCGATCTAGTCAGCGATTGGGACAGGGCAGAGCGTAGCCTCCTCGTCCAGTACGGGACGAAAGGGGGACGGTCGAGGACGCTGACCAATCTGTCCGACAAGCAGCAGGAAGCCTTGGAACGGGCGTTGCCATATATCAGCCAAGCCGACAGGCCGGGGATTCATAATCTCATGCCGAGCGGGATGGGCGACAAGTGGCAGGAAAAACTGTCCTATGCGGCCAAGCTTTGCGGGTTCACCAAGAGAGAAAGCGGGTGGACGCTGCACAGTAACCGTCATGAACGGTTTCACCGTATGTACGTCGAGCACACGGGCTTTCAGCCGCCCAATCAGCATCCTTCAGTGGAAGCCTTTCAACAGGCCGCCCATGACAAGGCTGGGGATGAATGGCCCCGGCTCGACGCCGAAGCCCGTGACGAAATCGAAGTGACCGCAGGACATTCCGCAGGAAGGCGTGATGTGTCCGATGCCTACCTTGGCAGCAGTCAGTGA
- a CDS encoding helix-turn-helix domain-containing protein, producing MSENQVVDLTPEKTPEQSLKEEVGLYLKIVRDTQGKPLNWVAQKLGYSNSFISQIEKGRAPIPLDRVLDFSLAYDLPIPEFVRIVLVTMHNDTYKALMSILENDPEMAHAAEQCHSTNDAKLRAKRRKALNPGLSSKSLDRMREFILKNQKPEYGKPMAGDA from the coding sequence ATGTCTGAAAATCAAGTCGTCGACCTCACCCCTGAAAAAACCCCGGAACAATCTCTCAAGGAAGAGGTCGGGCTTTATCTGAAGATTGTCCGGGATACTCAGGGCAAACCTTTGAACTGGGTCGCCCAGAAGTTGGGATACTCCAACTCGTTCATATCCCAGATCGAGAAAGGGCGCGCTCCCATTCCGCTGGATCGGGTCCTAGACTTTTCCTTGGCCTATGACCTCCCCATACCGGAGTTCGTTCGTATCGTTCTCGTCACCATGCACAACGACACGTATAAGGCGTTGATGAGCATACTGGAAAATGATCCGGAAATGGCCCATGCAGCTGAGCAGTGCCACTCGACGAACGATGCGAAACTACGAGCCAAACGACGTAAAGCCCTCAATCCGGGACTGAGCTCAAAGTCGCTTGACCGGATGCGAGAATTCATCCTGAAAAACCAAAAACCGGAATACGGGAAACCGATGGCAGGTGACGCTTGA
- a CDS encoding DNA-methyltransferase, producing MKDLRKQDYLGVTSSSEDGDIHNNDAYLFLGNCPAHRYEAIITDPPYAIGIAGKDWDCKELQIDVLAYQFHRVLKPGGNVFVFCSDFQFGTWYRELSRYFTKLRKYAWCKPDSVGYNKGMFQESFELGLHACSDDSYFDMGNYYKNHTVTGKTSGKERIMPDPDEEWTKGKGSKALHPTQKSLKVIKDLVTALSKEGDTILDPFSGTGTLGVAAKQLGRKFEMVEYGFRNHIAAWDRILGKQV from the coding sequence TTGAAAGACCTTCGGAAACAAGACTATCTGGGGGTGACTTCATCGTCGGAAGACGGCGACATCCACAACAATGACGCCTACCTGTTTTTGGGGAATTGTCCTGCCCATCGGTACGAAGCCATAATCACGGACCCGCCCTACGCAATCGGTATTGCAGGCAAGGACTGGGATTGCAAAGAACTACAAATCGACGTCCTGGCTTACCAGTTCCATCGAGTCCTGAAACCTGGTGGCAATGTTTTTGTCTTCTGCTCGGACTTCCAATTCGGCACTTGGTATCGAGAGCTCTCCCGCTACTTCACCAAGTTGCGCAAGTATGCTTGGTGCAAGCCTGATTCGGTCGGATACAACAAAGGAATGTTTCAGGAAAGCTTTGAACTCGGGCTGCATGCCTGCTCGGACGATTCATACTTCGACATGGGGAATTATTATAAAAATCATACCGTCACAGGGAAAACATCGGGAAAGGAACGGATTATGCCTGACCCAGATGAAGAGTGGACAAAGGGAAAAGGCTCCAAGGCCCTTCATCCCACTCAAAAATCTCTGAAGGTAATCAAAGATCTGGTTACCGCATTGAGCAAAGAAGGCGACACGATTCTTGATCCCTTTTCCGGCACCGGAACCCTTGGGGTCGCAGCCAAGCAGTTGGGCAGGAAATTTGAGATGGTCGAGTATGGATTCCGAAACCACATTGCGGCTTGGGATAGGATCTTAGGGAAACAAGTGTAG
- a CDS encoding type I restriction endonuclease subunit R, translating to MVFITEAEVESILISTFDELGYAVSSDNQIGPDGTHPERASYSDIFLLPRLEEAMARLNPDIPSEARDDALRSLLSTEFPSLVEENRRLHSMLVEGVDVEFYAKDGTIRGDKVRLIDFDSPEDNDWLVVNQFTVIENKTNRRPDVVVFVNGLPLAVIELKNPASENATLEGAYNQLQTYKEQIPTLFRANAVLVASDGLQARIGSLTANQERFMPWRTVDGEEVAGKGMPELSVLIPGVFEKRRFLALLHDFTVFGDTGGGLVKIVAGYHQFHAVRNAVRHTVDATSPEGDRKVGVIWHTQGSGKSLLMAFYAGQLVRRPELENPTIVVITDRNDLDDQLFGTFSMCRDLIRQTPQQAESREDLQKALNRASGGVVFTTIQKFFPERGEADYPMLTDRRNVVVIADEAHRSQYGFKARVNQKTGEMAHGFAKYLRDALPNASFIGFTGTPIEQDDVNTPAVFGHYIDIYDISRAVEDGATVPLYYESRLARIELADEEKPRIDAEIEELTEDEALSEQEQIKRKWSTVEALVGSKKRLKMVAEDLVQHFEDRVAAMDGKAMVVCMSRRICVAMYNEIVALRPDWHSDDDTQGRIKVVMSGSASDPQDWQPHVGNKARRDLLAKRAKDTSDQLQLVIVRDMWLTGFDAPSMHTMYIDKPMKGHGLMQAIARVNRVFRDKPAGLIVDYIGIGQNLKNALGQYSDSDRNQAGIDEGEAIAVMMEKFEVVKAMFHGFDYERGLRGTPQQRLVVMAEALEWVLEHQRLAAERESSKEAKKQAHRRYQDAVLALSKAFALAAASDEARAIRDEVGFFQTIRAALTKSVKGSGVSSADKELAVQQILDRAVVSTEIVDILAAAGISSPDISILSDEFLAEIQQMEKKNLAFDALRKLLNDEIRSRSRSNVVQTKKFTERLELAIARYHTNAVSTVELLQELIELARDIREARRRGEAEGLSQEEIAFYDALAENESAVEVMGDEPLRVIAHELLNSLKKNVTVDWSKRESARARMRVLVKKILRKYGYPPDMQDSAVQTVLRQAEELSAQWAS from the coding sequence ATGGTTTTCATCACCGAAGCTGAGGTCGAAAGCATTCTCATCTCGACCTTTGACGAACTCGGGTACGCAGTATCCTCCGACAACCAGATCGGACCGGATGGGACACACCCTGAACGTGCGTCCTACTCGGACATCTTTCTTTTGCCCCGGTTGGAAGAGGCTATGGCGAGGCTCAACCCTGACATCCCGTCGGAGGCCCGTGACGACGCCCTCCGCTCGCTCCTGTCCACGGAGTTCCCGTCCCTGGTGGAGGAGAACCGCCGCCTGCACTCCATGCTGGTGGAAGGTGTAGACGTGGAGTTCTACGCCAAGGACGGGACCATCCGTGGCGACAAGGTCCGACTCATCGACTTCGACAGCCCCGAGGACAACGACTGGCTGGTGGTGAACCAGTTCACCGTGATTGAAAACAAGACCAACCGCCGTCCGGACGTGGTGGTTTTTGTAAACGGCCTGCCCCTTGCGGTCATCGAACTCAAGAACCCGGCCTCGGAGAATGCAACTCTGGAGGGCGCATACAACCAGCTCCAGACCTACAAAGAGCAGATTCCCACATTGTTTCGCGCCAATGCCGTGCTAGTGGCCTCGGATGGTCTCCAAGCACGCATCGGATCGCTGACGGCAAACCAGGAACGGTTCATGCCCTGGCGCACGGTGGACGGGGAAGAGGTCGCGGGCAAGGGGATGCCCGAACTGAGCGTGCTTATCCCCGGCGTGTTTGAAAAAAGACGCTTCCTGGCCCTCCTGCACGATTTTACCGTGTTCGGGGACACCGGGGGTGGGCTGGTCAAGATCGTGGCCGGATACCACCAATTCCACGCCGTTCGCAACGCTGTCCGGCATACGGTCGATGCCACGTCCCCGGAAGGGGACCGCAAGGTGGGCGTCATCTGGCATACCCAGGGGTCGGGGAAAAGCCTGCTCATGGCGTTCTACGCGGGGCAGTTGGTGCGCCGCCCCGAGTTGGAGAACCCGACCATTGTCGTCATCACCGACCGCAATGACCTGGACGACCAGTTGTTCGGCACGTTCTCCATGTGCCGGGACTTGATTCGGCAGACCCCCCAACAGGCGGAAAGTCGGGAGGACCTGCAAAAAGCGCTCAACCGCGCTTCCGGTGGGGTGGTGTTCACCACCATACAGAAGTTTTTCCCGGAGCGGGGCGAGGCCGACTACCCCATGCTGACCGATCGGCGCAATGTTGTGGTCATTGCCGATGAGGCCCACCGAAGTCAGTACGGCTTCAAGGCCCGGGTGAATCAAAAGACCGGGGAAATGGCGCACGGCTTCGCCAAGTATTTGCGGGACGCCCTGCCCAACGCCTCGTTTATCGGGTTCACCGGCACGCCCATTGAGCAGGACGATGTGAACACCCCTGCGGTGTTCGGCCATTACATCGACATTTACGACATCAGCCGGGCCGTGGAGGACGGGGCTACGGTGCCGCTCTACTATGAAAGCCGCCTGGCTCGCATTGAATTGGCGGACGAGGAAAAGCCCCGCATAGACGCGGAGATCGAAGAGCTCACCGAAGACGAGGCCCTGAGCGAGCAGGAGCAGATCAAGCGGAAGTGGTCCACCGTGGAAGCCCTGGTTGGCTCCAAGAAACGTCTGAAGATGGTTGCCGAAGACCTTGTGCAGCACTTTGAAGATCGGGTGGCCGCCATGGACGGCAAGGCCATGGTGGTATGCATGAGCCGCCGCATCTGCGTGGCCATGTACAACGAGATCGTGGCGCTACGCCCGGACTGGCATAGCGATGACGACACCCAGGGCCGGATCAAGGTGGTCATGTCCGGCTCGGCCTCGGACCCGCAGGACTGGCAGCCCCACGTGGGCAACAAGGCCCGCCGGGATTTGTTGGCAAAAAGGGCCAAGGATACCTCGGACCAGCTCCAACTCGTCATTGTTCGAGACATGTGGTTGACCGGATTCGATGCGCCCTCCATGCACACCATGTACATCGACAAGCCCATGAAGGGGCATGGGCTGATGCAGGCCATCGCCAGGGTAAACCGCGTTTTTCGCGACAAGCCCGCCGGGCTGATCGTCGACTATATCGGCATTGGGCAGAACCTAAAGAACGCCCTAGGGCAATACTCCGACTCCGACCGCAATCAGGCGGGCATAGACGAGGGCGAAGCTATCGCCGTCATGATGGAGAAGTTCGAGGTCGTGAAGGCTATGTTTCATGGCTTCGACTACGAGCGCGGGCTGCGGGGCACACCCCAACAACGGCTTGTGGTTATGGCTGAGGCCCTGGAATGGGTTCTGGAGCATCAACGCCTTGCGGCCGAAAGGGAAAGCTCCAAGGAAGCCAAGAAACAGGCCCACAGACGCTATCAGGATGCCGTGCTTGCTTTGTCTAAGGCGTTCGCTCTTGCCGCCGCCAGCGACGAAGCCCGGGCCATCCGGGACGAGGTGGGCTTTTTTCAGACCATCCGCGCGGCACTGACCAAATCCGTGAAGGGGTCGGGTGTGTCCTCGGCCGACAAAGAACTTGCTGTGCAGCAGATTCTGGACCGGGCGGTTGTTTCCACCGAGATCGTGGACATCCTTGCCGCCGCCGGAATCAGCTCCCCGGATATTTCGATTCTCTCGGACGAGTTCTTGGCTGAGATCCAACAGATGGAGAAAAAGAACCTGGCCTTCGATGCCTTGCGCAAGCTCCTCAACGACGAAATCCGGTCCCGTAGCAGATCCAACGTTGTGCAGACCAAGAAGTTTACTGAGCGGCTGGAGTTGGCCATCGCCCGATACCACACCAACGCAGTCAGTACAGTAGAGCTCCTGCAGGAACTCATTGAGCTGGCCAGGGACATTCGGGAGGCGCGCCGTCGAGGTGAAGCGGAAGGGCTGAGCCAGGAAGAAATCGCCTTCTATGACGCTCTGGCAGAGAACGAAAGCGCCGTGGAAGTCATGGGGGACGAGCCGCTCCGGGTTATCGCCCACGAGCTGCTGAATAGCTTGAAGAAGAACGTGACCGTTGACTGGTCCAAACGTGAAAGCGCTCGGGCCCGAATGCGGGTGCTGGTGAAGAAGATTCTGAGAAAGTATGGCTACCCGCCCGACATGCAGGACTCCGCCGTCCAGACCGTGCTCAGGCAGGCGGAAGAGCTTTCGGCGCAGTGGGCAAGCTAA